In Arachis stenosperma cultivar V10309 chromosome 1, arast.V10309.gnm1.PFL2, whole genome shotgun sequence, one DNA window encodes the following:
- the LOC130962364 gene encoding protein NUCLEAR FUSION DEFECTIVE 2 codes for MRSSPSFIAFSLLFIALLPSIQAHAPINAHFKSLSPFSSALETLQKQLGYTFKKIGLLRRAMTHASFSEENNKALAVLGGSVIETAVSFKLLSKDIDVSASELNKMVSRVSNVESSCAVDGTRLSLHKVVRVAPNTNASAPSVVCGAFRAIFGAIAIDTGNSDDAGSVFWNLHGDLLGHALSM; via the exons ATGCGATcgtctccttccttcattgccTTTTCTCTGTTATTCATCGCACTCCTACCCTCTATTCAG GCACACGCACCGATTAACGCTCACTTCAAATCTCTTTCGCCGTTTTCCTCCGCTCTCGAAACCCTCCAGAAACAGCTAGG TTACACTTTCAAGAAAATTGGGCTTCTTCGCCGTGCCATGACCCATGCTTCGTTCTCTGAGGAGAACAACAAAGCCTTGGCAGTTTTGGGCGGCAGTGTCATCGAAACCGCCGTGTCCTTCAAGCTTCTGTCCAAGGACATTGATGTTTCGGCTTCTGAGCTGAACAAAATGGTATCACGAGTCTCAAATGTGGAATCTTCTTGTGCCGTCGATGGAACGCGGCTGAGCTTGCACAAGGTGGTCAGAGTTGCTCCCAACACCAACGCTTCTGCGCCTTCTGTGGTTTGCGGCGCGTTTCGAGCTATCTTTGGTGCCATTGCTATTGATACCGGAAATTCAGATGACGCTGGCAGTGTTTTCTGGAACCTTCATGGTGATCTTCTTGGCCATGCGCTATCAATGTGA